The sequence GTGGATTGATCAGACTGGGAACGGTACCGGGGATGACTTCCAATTCTTCGCGGGTATCACCAAGCACTGGCATTGAATTGAGCAAACCGCGTGTATAGGGGTGCTTCGGATCGCTGAACAGCGACTGGACATCGGCATATTCGACAACCTGACCAGCGTACATCACGACCACGCTATCAGCCATTTCAGCGATCACCCCCATATCATGCGTGATCAGCATAATGGCTGTCTCAATCTTTTCGCGCAATTCGCGCATCAGATCGAGAATCTGTGCTTGAATCGTTACGTCGAGCGCAGTTGTTGGTTCATCGGCGATCAAAAGCTCTGGATTACAGGCCAGGGCCATTGCAATCATCACCCGTTGACATTGCCCACCGGACAACTCATGGGGATACTGACGCATCCGACGCTGGGGATCGGGTAAACCAACCATCGAAAGCAGCTCAACACAGCGTTTTCGTGCCTCTTCACCCTTCAAGCCTTGATGGATCTCCAGTGTCTCGATAATTTGATCGCCAATGCGGAATACCGGATTCAGGGCAGTTGTTGGCTGCTGAAAAATCATCGCGATCCGATCACCGCGAATCTTGCGCATCGATTCAGAATCGAGAGTGAGCAAATCGATCCCATCAAAAATGATCTTCCCCTCGACAATACGGCCAGGCGGGCTGACCAGACGTAAGATGGACAACGACGTTACACTCTTTCCAGACCCTGACTCACCGACAATACCGAGCGTTTCACCACGGTGGAGCGTGAAATCGACCCCATCCACCGCCTGCACCACACCATCTTCAGTGAAGAAGTAGGTTTTCAACCCCTCCACACGCAGTAACTCAGCGCCACGACGGGCGACTGAACGTGTTGCACCGGTTACGACACGAGACACAGTTGCCACAGTTACTCCGTATCTTTTATCTCAAGCGTTCATGCCCCGAAGGTCAGCGAATGTCTGAAACTGTCGGCAGATAGATCTCAGCATTCCCCTGGCTCCATATCCTGGTAGACTAGAGAGCAAAAGGAACTACGAGCCTCTTTTTCAGCCACGCTGACGCGGATCGAGTGCATCACGCAAACCATCACCAATGTAGTTAATCGCGATCGAGGCAATCAGGATCGGCATTGCCGGGATAAGTGGCATCCACGGATGCTGGAACATGTAGCTTTGAGCGTAGCCGAGCATATTCCCCCAGGTTGGTGTTGGATCCTGAATGCCGAAACCGAGGAAACTCAACGCCGATTCGGCAACCAGTGTACCATTAACGCCCAACGTGAAATCGACAATCATCGGCGGTAAAGCATTGGGAAAAACATGCCGAAACAGGATACGTGCATTGCTGGCGCCCAACGCACGCGCCGACTCGATGTAGACATTTTCGCGTACCGAGAGCACCATTCCGCGCATCAAACGAGCGGTTCCCGTCCAGCCAAAGAAGGCCAACACCAGGATCACCGCAAAAATGATGCGGGCTTCACGCTCTGAAACAGCGAAAACGAACGCTAGTAGTGAAGCCCCCCAAGCAGGTAAGGGTACCGCGTTGATATTTTGTACCAGTATTGATGCCAGGATCAGCAAAAGCAACAACGTGGGGAAGGTCGCCACAATCTCGAGCGTGCGACTAATGATTGTGTCAACCCAACCACCAAAGTACCCTGCTAGCATCCCCAGCAAGATTCCAATGGTTGAAGAGATCAGAGTCGCGATAAATGCCGTACCAAGTGACACCCGCGAAGCGTACAGCAATCGTGTTGCGTAGTCGCGACCGAGGTGATCGGTACCTAACAGATGGAAACCGCCATCCGCATCAACCCCCATCGGTGTAAGAAAGCGACCGGTGAGGTTAGGTTGATCGCGTTCGTAAGGGGCGATGAGAGGGGTTGCTGCCGATAAGAGCAGCAAAAACGTCAATATGCCCACACAAAACATTGCCAGACGATGGCGTCGGAAACGACGAAAAACAATCGCCCATTGCCCTTCAGATCGCTGGGGGACGACCTCTTCAAGCGGCACGGCAGTCGTGCTAGTGGCCATCAAAACTCTCCTCGTGAATTGATTGAAATACGACCAACACCTTTGTCGGTCAACTATACCGAATTTATGTTAGTCTGATACGCGGATCGACAACCGTGTACAGAATATCAACAATTAAAATCCCGATCAGCAATAACACGACATTGATGATCAGCAATGCCATGACTACATTATAATCATTGCGACCAAGCGCATCGATGAACAAACGACCAATCCCTGGCCAATTGAACACGGTCTCGGTAATCAATGCGCCGCTGAAGAGCGCAACCAGAATACCGGCCAGCAGCGTTACAAATGGGATCAACGAATTGCGCAGGGCATGCTTGAGGATTACCACTCGTTCGGCGACACCCTTGGCCCGTGCGGTACGCACATAATCAAGGCTCAGCACTTCAAGCATACTTCCGCGCACAAAACGGCTCCAACCAGCAATATTGATAAACGTTAGAACGCCGCACAGCATCAAGAAG comes from Chloroflexus sp. Y-396-1 and encodes:
- a CDS encoding ABC transporter permease encodes the protein MATSTTAVPLEEVVPQRSEGQWAIVFRRFRRHRLAMFCVGILTFLLLLSAATPLIAPYERDQPNLTGRFLTPMGVDADGGFHLLGTDHLGRDYATRLLYASRVSLGTAFIATLISSTIGILLGMLAGYFGGWVDTIISRTLEIVATFPTLLLLLILASILVQNINAVPLPAWGASLLAFVFAVSEREARIIFAVILVLAFFGWTGTARLMRGMVLSVRENVYIESARALGASNARILFRHVFPNALPPMIVDFTLGVNGTLVAESALSFLGFGIQDPTPTWGNMLGYAQSYMFQHPWMPLIPAMPILIASIAINYIGDGLRDALDPRQRG
- a CDS encoding ABC transporter ATP-binding protein, translated to MATVSRVVTGATRSVARRGAELLRVEGLKTYFFTEDGVVQAVDGVDFTLHRGETLGIVGESGSGKSVTSLSILRLVSPPGRIVEGKIIFDGIDLLTLDSESMRKIRGDRIAMIFQQPTTALNPVFRIGDQIIETLEIHQGLKGEEARKRCVELLSMVGLPDPQRRMRQYPHELSGGQCQRVMIAMALACNPELLIADEPTTALDVTIQAQILDLMRELREKIETAIMLITHDMGVIAEMADSVVVMYAGQVVEYADVQSLFSDPKHPYTRGLLNSMPVLGDTREELEVIPGTVPSLINPPKGCRFASRCSKRFEKCDQPPPMVELGAQRRVRCWLYEE